Proteins encoded in a region of the Isosphaeraceae bacterium EP7 genome:
- a CDS encoding ThuA domain-containing protein: protein MIPTIRRRGRCALLAMAALAGMGMSEGRAYAAEDRLVIEGKDGPGKGKHVVLVSGDEEYRSEEGLTQLAKILAAHHGFKCTVLFAVNPKDGTIDPNQGDNIPGLEALDHADLMILLTRFRHLPDAQMKHIADYVESGRPIVGLRTATHAFDNKNGPYARFGWTSKEPGWEGGFGRRVLGETWINHHGAHGSQSTRGILAPGAAGSPILKGISDGEIWGPTDVYEVRLPLTGDAVPLVLGEVLEGMKPDAKPLPGPKNHPMMPVAWTRTYTPEGGKPARIFNTTMGSSTDLQNEALRRLLVNAAYWATGLEGQIPDRSKVDLVGTYEPLPFGNNKFKKAVKPADLAGE from the coding sequence ATGATTCCGACGATCCGAAGACGGGGCCGATGCGCCCTACTGGCGATGGCGGCCCTTGCCGGCATGGGGATGAGCGAGGGGCGGGCGTATGCGGCCGAGGATCGGCTCGTGATCGAGGGCAAGGACGGGCCGGGCAAGGGGAAGCACGTCGTCCTGGTCAGCGGAGATGAGGAATACCGATCCGAGGAGGGCCTGACTCAACTGGCCAAGATCCTGGCCGCCCACCACGGCTTCAAGTGCACCGTGCTGTTCGCGGTCAACCCGAAGGACGGCACGATCGACCCCAATCAAGGGGATAACATCCCCGGGCTCGAAGCGCTGGACCATGCCGATCTGATGATCCTGCTGACTCGGTTCCGCCACCTGCCCGACGCCCAGATGAAGCACATCGCCGACTACGTGGAGAGCGGCCGGCCGATCGTCGGCCTGCGCACGGCGACGCATGCGTTCGACAACAAGAATGGCCCGTACGCCCGGTTCGGCTGGACGAGCAAGGAGCCGGGCTGGGAAGGGGGCTTCGGCCGCAGGGTACTCGGCGAGACCTGGATTAACCACCACGGCGCCCACGGGTCGCAGAGCACGCGGGGCATCCTGGCCCCCGGTGCGGCGGGCAGCCCGATCCTCAAGGGGATCTCCGACGGCGAGATCTGGGGACCGACCGACGTCTACGAAGTGCGCCTCCCCTTGACCGGCGACGCCGTCCCCCTGGTGCTGGGCGAGGTCCTGGAAGGGATGAAGCCCGACGCCAAGCCCCTACCAGGGCCCAAGAATCACCCGATGATGCCCGTCGCCTGGACCCGCACCTACACCCCCGAGGGGGGCAAGCCCGCGAGGATCTTCAACACCACGATGGGCTCGTCGACGGACCTCCAGAACGAGGCCCTGCGCCGCCTGCTGGTCAACGCCGCTTACTGGGCGACGGGGCTGGAGGGGCAGATCCCCGATCGCTCGAAGGTGGAC